One stretch of Priestia megaterium DNA includes these proteins:
- a CDS encoding LysR family transcriptional regulator, whose translation MDIRELQHFMEVVNQKSFTKAAAAIHLSQPALSKIVKKLEEELGVDLFDRSTRKLTLTDAGQIVYGQSQKLVSTLHELHALLDDLRNLPTGDIKVGIPPLVGTVVFPMIAKNFTSKHPQVKLELVELGAKRIVELVENEQVDLGIIVLPIQNPLFHVYPFIEEEFNLYIHHGHPLAAKSIVALSELREEPFVLFSKDFSLHDRIIHECIQAGFHPKIAYESSQWDLIIELVASELGIAILPKSVFPKINNPFIKSIPIAAPTPMWELGIILKKDRYMSYATRELLSFLVDQDIILPSHTMSANS comes from the coding sequence ATGGATATTCGAGAACTGCAACATTTCATGGAAGTAGTTAATCAAAAAAGTTTCACGAAAGCAGCAGCTGCAATTCACTTGTCTCAGCCAGCATTAAGTAAAATTGTAAAAAAACTAGAAGAAGAACTCGGCGTAGATCTTTTTGATCGCTCTACTCGAAAGCTGACGTTAACCGATGCAGGACAGATTGTGTATGGGCAAAGCCAAAAGCTGGTATCCACTCTTCACGAGCTGCATGCTCTGTTAGATGATTTACGGAATCTGCCTACAGGAGATATTAAAGTAGGAATTCCTCCTTTAGTAGGGACTGTTGTTTTCCCAATGATTGCAAAAAACTTTACATCAAAACATCCTCAGGTGAAATTAGAGCTTGTGGAGCTTGGCGCAAAGCGAATTGTCGAACTTGTAGAAAACGAACAAGTAGACCTTGGCATTATCGTGTTGCCTATTCAAAACCCTCTTTTTCACGTCTATCCGTTTATTGAAGAAGAGTTTAATTTATACATTCATCATGGGCATCCGCTGGCAGCTAAATCAATCGTTGCTTTGAGCGAGCTGAGAGAAGAGCCATTTGTCCTGTTCAGCAAAGATTTTTCTCTTCATGATCGCATTATTCACGAGTGCATTCAAGCTGGTTTTCATCCGAAAATAGCGTATGAAAGTTCGCAATGGGATTTGATTATTGAACTAGTCGCTTCTGAATTAGGTATTGCAATTTTACCAAAGTCCGTGTTTCCGAAGATCAATAACCCTTTTATTAAAAGTATTCCAATTGCCGCACCTACTCCAATGTGGGAGCTCGGCATCATTTTGAAAAAAGATCGCTATATGTCATATGCTACACGAGAACTTTTATCCTTCCTAGTAGACCAAGACATCATTTTGCCGTCTCATACGATGTCAGCAAACTCTTAA
- a CDS encoding DMT family transporter produces MIIINYVLICFIFGTTFLTIKLGIEAGMPPLFSAGTRFLLAGILVISYFAYKKDVRRSLLFSKKVMMVGFCLTFMTFSTLYWAEQHVTSGLAAVLSATGPMMILLIQVMQRKMELKKEQLFALLLAFTGVICISLPNVTATMSYSWTLGCIIIIVGEVFYGIGSNYSKALLNELKEVSPFLINGIQMFYGGIFLLVLSLCTEQIHVSTIMPWNAVWSIVYLIFVGSIAGHGLYYWLIAQTNPVFPSTWLYVSPLIAVLIGYVVLNEAITPSIIGGGLLILIGVFMANREALGVHFKKGVLFKKQL; encoded by the coding sequence ATGATTATTATTAATTACGTACTTATCTGTTTTATTTTCGGCACGACATTCTTAACTATTAAATTAGGGATTGAAGCAGGAATGCCTCCACTTTTCTCAGCTGGAACTCGCTTTCTTTTAGCAGGAATATTAGTAATCTCGTACTTTGCATATAAAAAAGACGTTCGACGCTCGTTATTATTTTCAAAAAAAGTGATGATGGTAGGGTTTTGTTTGACCTTTATGACATTTTCAACACTCTATTGGGCAGAACAACATGTGACATCGGGTCTTGCAGCTGTTTTATCTGCTACTGGCCCAATGATGATATTGCTTATTCAAGTGATGCAAAGAAAAATGGAATTAAAAAAAGAGCAGTTATTCGCTTTGCTTCTGGCTTTTACCGGTGTTATTTGCATTTCACTTCCAAATGTTACAGCCACTATGTCTTATTCGTGGACGTTAGGGTGTATCATTATCATAGTAGGAGAGGTATTTTACGGCATAGGCAGCAATTATTCGAAAGCTTTGTTAAATGAACTAAAAGAAGTGTCACCATTTTTAATTAACGGTATTCAAATGTTTTACGGGGGAATATTTCTACTGGTGCTATCTTTATGTACAGAGCAGATCCATGTTTCCACTATTATGCCTTGGAACGCAGTATGGTCTATTGTATATTTAATTTTTGTTGGTTCAATTGCTGGACACGGCTTATATTATTGGCTAATAGCTCAAACAAATCCGGTTTTTCCATCTACTTGGTTGTATGTATCTCCTTTAATCGCGGTGTTAATCGGTTATGTAGTCTTAAATGAAGCTATCACGCCTTCTATTATTGGCGGAGGCCTTCTTATTTTAATAGGAGTGTTTATGGCCAATCGTGAAGCTTTGGGAGTACATTTTAAAAAAGGTGTGCTATTCAAAAAGCAGCTGTAA
- a CDS encoding PLP-dependent aminotransferase family protein — translation MRFNVHKKSSTPIYQQIYEQIRYRIQTSMIKPGDQLPSLRKLSQELEISLLTVRKSYQLLQKSGLIVIQSGKGAFVKGVTKCSSKVLNNFSWQDELNVNITRSQYSLNRDRKYYDFSQAILFPRLLPNQFLAQEMQSLLRTNELVLATYGPIQGDRELRIELSSYLQREQGIKADPHEIMITSGAQQGIDLIAQTLLKPGDTVIVESPCYGAAIDVFTNKGVNVISIELDEEGIQSDLVEEVCKKIKPSLLYVNPSFQNPTGILMSRQRRKELVDLAELYHFFIVEDDSFGEIYFDDISVPPPIKTFDKNGHVLFLKGFSKTLAPGLRIGLLYAQGSVFDWLYAVKALMDIGSPLLTQKAVLAFLRTERMKHHMEKLRTALQLRRDHASDLLSSLSESVQFQVPKGGFNLWLKLPQKVNTFGLLKKAQEHNICFLPGEACFVHKPLHAYIRISYSLLSDTDLNTGLQRLNAILSAEI, via the coding sequence ATGAGATTTAATGTACATAAAAAATCTTCTACCCCCATTTATCAGCAAATCTATGAGCAGATTCGTTATCGCATCCAAACGAGCATGATAAAACCTGGTGATCAGCTCCCTTCTTTACGCAAGCTATCACAAGAGTTAGAAATAAGCTTATTAACGGTACGAAAATCGTATCAGCTCTTACAAAAATCAGGATTAATCGTAATACAGTCAGGAAAAGGAGCTTTTGTTAAAGGGGTTACTAAATGTTCTTCCAAGGTATTAAATAATTTTTCATGGCAAGATGAATTAAACGTAAATATCACGCGCTCTCAGTATAGCTTAAATCGTGATCGTAAATATTATGATTTCTCTCAGGCTATTCTTTTCCCTCGTCTCCTTCCTAATCAGTTTTTAGCGCAAGAAATGCAAAGTCTGTTACGTACCAATGAGCTTGTTTTAGCCACATACGGTCCAATTCAAGGAGATCGTGAGCTTCGCATAGAGCTTTCTTCTTATTTACAGAGAGAGCAAGGAATAAAAGCTGATCCTCATGAAATTATGATTACAAGTGGCGCTCAGCAAGGTATTGATTTAATTGCTCAAACGCTTTTAAAGCCAGGGGATACGGTTATAGTAGAGAGTCCATGCTACGGAGCTGCAATTGATGTCTTCACCAATAAAGGTGTTAACGTCATTTCAATTGAACTAGATGAAGAAGGAATACAATCTGATTTAGTAGAAGAAGTCTGCAAAAAAATAAAGCCTTCGCTTTTGTACGTGAACCCTTCTTTTCAAAACCCTACAGGTATACTAATGAGCAGACAGCGCCGCAAAGAACTAGTTGATTTGGCCGAATTGTATCACTTTTTTATTGTTGAAGATGATTCGTTTGGAGAGATTTATTTCGATGATATATCGGTGCCTCCACCGATCAAAACGTTTGATAAAAATGGGCATGTTTTGTTCTTGAAGGGGTTTAGTAAAACTTTGGCTCCAGGACTTCGAATTGGATTACTTTATGCACAAGGTTCTGTATTTGATTGGCTATATGCGGTTAAAGCACTGATGGATATTGGTAGTCCCTTGCTAACTCAAAAAGCCGTGCTAGCTTTTTTACGCACTGAGCGAATGAAACATCACATGGAAAAACTGAGGACCGCTTTGCAACTGAGAAGAGATCATGCAAGCGACCTGCTTTCGTCTCTTTCCGAATCCGTTCAATTCCAAGTTCCTAAAGGAGGATTCAACTTATGGTTAAAACTGCCTCAAAAAGTAAACACATTTGGGTTATTAAAAAAAGCCCAGGAGCACAATATCTGCTTTTTACCTGGTGAAGCTTGTTTTGTTCACAAACCGCTTCATGCTTACATTCGAATAAGCTATTCCCTCCTTAGTGATACTGATTTGAACACAGGACTTCAACGTCTTAACGCCATTCTTTCAGCTGAAATATAA
- a CDS encoding STAS domain-containing protein, whose amino-acid sequence MSMLEYVPIPYFLVDTEFNILEWSQQSGHLFKPSANFLDLVDVFSQEKARKFLSLRQKDSRELSVDEPHDEQTLVQSRGQAIQKVELVVQTNDSPYSLFECLIQWDGDVGHLVCIRQDERIQELTNLVQDHRKRLADTDFELLEQKERLEKSLQKIKQLSASFIKLSSKVGLIPLFGDLDTALVAENTSILQNFAHEGNYTTLLFDFGGLDILTTEGIQAFAGFMQSFYLMGITCYIIGMKPHHTAALKNRTFGDQIIYMNNLSEIIAVNKNVS is encoded by the coding sequence ATGTCGATGCTTGAATATGTTCCAATTCCTTACTTTTTAGTGGATACTGAATTTAATATTTTGGAATGGTCGCAACAATCAGGTCATTTATTTAAGCCTTCAGCTAATTTTTTAGATCTTGTAGATGTATTCAGTCAAGAAAAGGCGAGAAAATTTTTAAGCTTGCGTCAAAAAGATTCTAGAGAACTGTCGGTAGACGAACCTCATGATGAGCAAACGCTTGTCCAAAGTCGAGGGCAGGCTATTCAGAAAGTAGAACTTGTGGTGCAAACCAATGATTCACCTTATTCACTGTTTGAATGCTTAATTCAATGGGATGGTGATGTAGGTCACTTAGTTTGTATTCGCCAAGATGAACGTATCCAAGAGCTGACAAACCTTGTCCAAGACCATCGGAAACGATTAGCAGATACAGATTTTGAACTACTTGAACAAAAAGAACGTCTTGAAAAATCGTTACAAAAAATTAAGCAGTTGTCCGCTTCTTTTATTAAATTATCCTCTAAAGTAGGACTTATACCTCTTTTTGGGGACTTAGATACAGCTCTTGTAGCTGAAAATACGTCCATTTTGCAAAACTTTGCGCATGAAGGAAATTACACCACGCTTCTATTTGACTTTGGGGGACTAGATATATTAACGACCGAAGGAATTCAAGCTTTTGCAGGCTTTATGCAGTCCTTCTACCTCATGGGTATCACATGCTATATTATTGGCATGAAGCCGCACCATACGGCTGCTTTGAAAAATAGAACGTTTGGTGATCAAATTATTTATATGAATAACCTCAGTGAAATTATTGCTGTGAATAAAAATGTGAGTTAA
- a CDS encoding cobalamin B12-binding domain-containing protein produces the protein MKSQVKKFVGYLLAGDQDSAWEVVLEELQQGKNSLDIYENLITTAMRVTGDMWEENIISVADEHVATTTCDYVLTRYRFYKKIQGHASDIAPKALLLCLEQEQHFIGLKMVALLFEEHGWNTRFLGANLPLEYAEKMAIEWKPHMVGLSVSIPYHIERLAEYTKTLDKLEPRPTVMVGGRLVSQIDFCSYCSEHTRLIPDLHQLNNWLVSYHKGVEVNVDA, from the coding sequence ATGAAATCTCAAGTAAAAAAATTTGTAGGCTATTTATTAGCTGGTGATCAAGACAGCGCTTGGGAAGTTGTGCTAGAAGAACTCCAACAAGGAAAGAACAGCCTAGATATTTATGAAAATTTAATTACAACCGCAATGCGAGTAACTGGAGATATGTGGGAAGAAAATATCATTTCTGTAGCTGATGAGCATGTCGCCACTACGACATGTGATTATGTGCTAACTCGCTATCGCTTTTATAAAAAAATTCAGGGACACGCTTCAGACATCGCTCCAAAGGCACTGCTTCTATGTTTGGAACAAGAACAGCACTTTATTGGTTTAAAGATGGTGGCTTTATTGTTTGAGGAACATGGTTGGAATACTCGCTTTTTAGGGGCCAATCTGCCTCTGGAATACGCTGAGAAAATGGCTATAGAATGGAAGCCGCACATGGTAGGATTATCTGTCAGCATCCCTTATCATATTGAGAGGCTTGCTGAATATACCAAAACTTTGGACAAATTAGAACCAAGGCCAACGGTAATGGTAGGAGGACGCTTAGTTTCTCAAATTGATTTCTGTTCTTACTGTTCTGAGCATACACGCCTAATTCCGGATCTTCACCAACTAAATAACTGGTTAGTCAGTTATCACAAAGGAGTGGAAGTTAATGTCGATGCTTGA
- a CDS encoding PAS domain-containing protein yields the protein MTTPEAQDSKWSILNKALHSSQSGIIVTDPSLPDNPIIYLNQGFSLMTGYKEEEVLGENCRFLQGPLTNPHHVDEIRSAISRNQSVSVTLVNYRKDGSFFHNQLTIDPTYIEEDKYYFIGVHKDVTIEITAQEQLQQALEEVERLSTPIVPIEEGISVLPLIGTLNERRIEMLFNSFTSRNTSSKDRYLILDVSGLAQFNDSFGRDILNIYNWLKLMGTQLVLTGISPNMAIHMSTIEDDMSFILVYQSIKDALPKLKL from the coding sequence TTGACTACACCTGAAGCTCAAGATTCAAAATGGTCCATTTTAAATAAAGCCCTTCATAGCTCACAATCTGGTATTATCGTGACAGACCCTTCTTTGCCTGATAACCCAATTATTTACCTCAATCAAGGGTTTTCCCTTATGACCGGCTATAAGGAAGAAGAAGTATTAGGGGAAAATTGCCGTTTTCTACAAGGTCCTCTTACAAACCCGCACCACGTTGATGAAATTCGCAGCGCTATCAGCCGCAATCAGTCAGTCTCTGTCACGCTTGTTAATTATCGAAAAGACGGTTCTTTCTTTCATAATCAGCTAACGATTGACCCGACATATATAGAAGAAGATAAATACTACTTTATCGGTGTTCACAAAGACGTAACAATAGAAATTACAGCCCAGGAACAGCTTCAGCAAGCTTTGGAAGAAGTGGAAAGGCTATCCACCCCTATCGTGCCAATAGAGGAAGGAATCTCTGTTCTTCCATTAATCGGAACGTTAAACGAACGGCGTATAGAAATGCTATTTAATAGCTTCACCTCGCGTAACACAAGCAGCAAAGATCGTTATTTAATCCTAGACGTCTCAGGGTTAGCGCAATTTAATGATTCATTCGGCCGTGATATTCTTAATATTTACAATTGGCTGAAGCTCATGGGAACTCAGCTTGTTTTAACAGGAATTTCTCCTAACATGGCCATACATATGAGCACTATAGAAGATGATATGTCCTTTATTTTAGTCTATCAAAGCATTAAAGATGCCTTACCGAAGCTAAAGCTATAA